The following proteins are co-located in the Mesorhizobium australicum WSM2073 genome:
- the uvrB gene encoding excinuclease ABC subunit UvrB, whose protein sequence is MAKSPDKRTPPTANEDRAAPKRRSPLTDFLDASEPLHKGGFAEMPQAELSGTPLTGSIADWAEQIEQEAEREGSAAGKGGGAKPPKKIPERSAAPGRTARGTSMGGAASARERTAAGLNPVAGLDISLEEAETMSSSGVTATVAALSALIESGNPLHKDGVLWTPHRPARPEKSEGGIAIKMVSDFEPAGDQPTAIKDLVEGVDNNDRTQVLLGVTGSGKTFTMAKVIEETQRPALILAPNKTLAAQLYSEFKKFFPDNAVEYFVSYYDYYQPEAYVPRTDTFIEKESSINEQIDRMRHSATRSLLERDDVIIVASVSCIYGIGSVETYTAMTFQMQIGDRLDQRALLADLVAQQYKRQDINFVRGSFRVRGDTIEIFPAHLEDRAWRISMFGDEIEAITEFDPLTGQKTGELKSVKIYANSHYVTPRPTLNQAIKSIKEELKHRLVELERAGRLLEAQRLEQRCRFDLEMLEATGSCAGIENYSRYLTGRQPGDPPPTLFEYIPDNALVFIDESHVTVPQIGGMYRGDFRRKATLAEYGFRLPSCMDNRPLRFEEWDAMRPLSVAVSATPGGWEMEQSGGVFAEQVIRPTGLIDPPVEVRPAKTQVDDVVGEIRETTKAGYRTLVTVLTKRMAEDLTEYLHEQGVRVRYMHSDIDTLERIEILRDLRLGAFDVLVGINLLREGLDIPECGFVAILDADKEGFLRSETSLIQTIGRAARNVDGKVILYADQVTGSMERAMAETNRRREKQMEWNTANGITPESVKSRISDILDSVYEKDHVRADISQFTDSAGAMMGNNFKAHLDALDKQMRDAAANLDFEKAARIRDEIKRLHEMELSISDDPLAREVEGQSPASGREKGKHNKGVAKHRTLEEQERFRKLDQARAAEEAAKAARPNLFRKPDLDEMGADGAVPVKKPLFAKPSLDDMGPGTDMPTPSGAVSRSLFKKQSAEEAHGSDFGIPGDATKPLFKKNSLDEMTVRRTEKPVEGKVPAKPQPISPVEEMSGRTERGAKDRGDADKPIVRQRSGIGSYKDQGDARREKRRPGKTGRPGR, encoded by the coding sequence ATGGCCAAATCCCCCGATAAAAGAACGCCGCCGACGGCGAATGAGGACCGCGCCGCGCCGAAGCGGCGCAGCCCGCTGACCGATTTCCTCGACGCCTCGGAACCGCTGCACAAAGGCGGCTTCGCCGAGATGCCGCAGGCCGAATTGTCGGGCACGCCGCTGACCGGCTCGATCGCCGATTGGGCCGAGCAGATCGAGCAGGAGGCTGAACGGGAAGGAAGCGCCGCGGGCAAAGGCGGCGGCGCCAAGCCGCCGAAGAAAATACCCGAGCGCTCCGCCGCGCCGGGCCGCACCGCGCGCGGCACCTCGATGGGCGGCGCCGCGTCGGCCCGCGAACGCACGGCGGCCGGCCTCAATCCGGTCGCCGGGCTCGACATCTCGCTGGAAGAAGCCGAGACGATGTCGTCCAGTGGCGTCACCGCCACGGTGGCCGCGCTCTCGGCGCTAATCGAATCCGGCAATCCGCTGCACAAGGACGGCGTGCTGTGGACGCCGCACCGCCCTGCCCGGCCGGAAAAATCCGAAGGCGGCATCGCCATCAAGATGGTGTCGGATTTCGAGCCCGCCGGCGACCAGCCGACCGCCATCAAGGATCTGGTCGAGGGCGTCGACAACAACGACCGCACCCAGGTGCTGCTCGGCGTCACCGGCTCCGGAAAAACCTTCACCATGGCCAAGGTGATCGAGGAGACGCAGCGCCCCGCTCTGATCCTGGCGCCCAACAAGACGCTGGCCGCGCAGCTCTATTCCGAGTTCAAGAAATTCTTCCCCGACAACGCGGTGGAGTATTTCGTCTCCTATTACGATTATTACCAGCCGGAAGCCTATGTTCCGCGCACCGACACCTTCATCGAGAAGGAATCCTCGATCAACGAGCAGATCGACCGCATGCGCCATTCGGCGACGCGTTCGCTGCTCGAGCGCGACGACGTCATCATCGTCGCCTCCGTATCCTGCATCTACGGTATCGGTTCGGTCGAGACCTACACGGCGATGACCTTCCAGATGCAGATCGGCGACCGGCTCGACCAGCGCGCTCTGCTCGCCGACCTCGTTGCCCAGCAGTACAAGCGCCAGGACATCAATTTCGTGCGCGGCTCGTTCCGCGTGCGCGGCGACACGATCGAGATCTTCCCGGCCCACCTTGAGGACCGCGCCTGGCGCATCTCGATGTTCGGCGACGAGATCGAGGCGATCACCGAGTTCGACCCGCTGACCGGCCAGAAGACCGGCGAGTTGAAGAGCGTCAAGATCTACGCCAACTCGCACTACGTGACGCCGCGCCCGACGCTCAACCAGGCGATCAAGTCGATCAAGGAAGAGCTCAAGCACCGGCTGGTGGAACTCGAGCGCGCCGGCCGCCTGCTCGAGGCGCAGCGGCTGGAGCAGCGCTGCCGCTTCGACCTCGAAATGCTGGAAGCCACCGGCTCCTGCGCCGGCATCGAGAACTATTCGCGCTACCTCACCGGCCGCCAGCCGGGCGATCCGCCGCCGACGCTGTTCGAGTACATTCCAGACAATGCGCTGGTCTTCATCGACGAGAGCCACGTCACCGTGCCGCAGATCGGCGGCATGTATCGCGGCGACTTCAGGCGCAAGGCGACGCTTGCCGAATACGGCTTCCGCCTGCCTTCCTGCATGGACAACCGGCCGCTGCGCTTCGAGGAATGGGACGCTATGCGCCCGCTTTCGGTCGCTGTCTCGGCAACGCCCGGCGGCTGGGAGATGGAGCAGTCCGGCGGCGTGTTCGCCGAGCAGGTCATCCGACCGACCGGCCTCATCGATCCGCCGGTCGAGGTGCGTCCGGCCAAGACCCAGGTCGACGACGTCGTCGGCGAGATCCGCGAGACGACCAAGGCCGGCTACCGCACGCTGGTCACCGTGCTGACTAAGCGCATGGCGGAGGACCTGACCGAATACCTGCACGAGCAGGGCGTGCGCGTGCGTTACATGCACTCCGACATCGACACGCTGGAGCGCATCGAGATCCTGCGCGACCTGCGCCTCGGCGCCTTCGACGTGCTGGTCGGCATCAACCTTTTGCGCGAAGGCCTCGATATTCCCGAATGCGGCTTCGTCGCCATTCTCGACGCTGACAAGGAAGGTTTCCTGCGTTCGGAAACCTCGCTGATCCAGACCATCGGCCGTGCCGCCCGCAATGTCGACGGCAAGGTCATCCTCTACGCGGACCAAGTCACCGGTTCGATGGAGCGGGCGATGGCCGAGACCAACCGGCGCCGCGAGAAGCAGATGGAGTGGAACACCGCCAACGGCATCACGCCGGAATCGGTCAAGTCGCGCATCTCCGATATTCTGGACTCGGTCTACGAGAAGGACCATGTTCGCGCCGACATCTCGCAGTTCACCGACAGCGCCGGCGCCATGATGGGCAACAATTTCAAGGCCCATCTCGACGCGCTGGACAAGCAGATGCGCGACGCCGCCGCCAATCTCGACTTCGAAAAGGCGGCCCGCATCCGCGACGAGATCAAGCGGCTGCACGAGATGGAATTGTCGATCTCCGACGATCCGCTGGCGCGCGAGGTGGAAGGCCAAAGTCCGGCCTCTGGCCGCGAAAAGGGCAAGCACAACAAGGGCGTGGCCAAGCATCGGACATTGGAGGAACAGGAACGGTTCCGCAAGCTCGATCAGGCACGCGCCGCCGAAGAGGCAGCCAAGGCCGCCAGGCCGAACCTCTTCCGCAAGCCCGATCTCGACGAGATGGGCGCCGACGGCGCCGTGCCGGTGAAGAAGCCACTGTTCGCCAAGCCGTCACTGGACGACATGGGGCCTGGCACCGACATGCCGACGCCGTCAGGCGCGGTGTCGCGGTCGCTGTTCAAGAAGCAGTCGGCGGAAGAAGCGCATGGCTCCGACTTCGGCATCCCCGGCGATGCGACCAAGCCGCTGTTCAAGAAGAACTCGCTCGACGAGATGACGGTGCGCCGCACCGAAAAACCGGTAGAAGGAAAAGTGCCGGCGAAGCCACAGCCAATCTCCCCCGTGGAGGAGATGTCCGGCAGGACAGAGAGGGGCGCGAAGGATCGCGGCGATGCCGACAAGCCTATCGTCCGTCAACGCTCCGGCATCGGCTCCTACAAGGACCAAGGCGACGCCCGCCGCGAAAAGCGCCGGCCGGGCAAGACAGGCAGGCCCGGACGGTAG